AGCATCGGGTTTATGAACTGACATCGGGTTTTGGTATTGCGGGCACCGCGACGGTAGGGGCAGGCCTCGTGCCTGCCCGCCCGGAATGACCGGCACGGAGGCCGGTCGCTACCGGGGCACCCACAAGGGATGACCCTACCTGATCCGTCGGACCAGGAAGAAGCATCACTAGAATTTTTGACCAACTCTCAGCTCAACTAAGGACATAATCCATTTGCGAAAGATGTTCTCCGAAATCTTCCGCTTTGAAGCGCAAGGGCACTAGTCCAAGAATTTTGAATATTCCAATATTGCCGGATAGGGGCCTGCCCACGTTCGGATCCGATCGATTTCTTCCGCGCTCAGTTCTTCTGCCGTAGCCCTGTTCACCTGGGGAGAAGCTTTTCTGATGGTTCCCCACGGGTAGACTTCTTCCAGAGTATTTCCGTTCCACGTGGGCTGTTCCAGGCTGGTTGCGGCCTTTAATCCGATCTTGTTACAAATATTTCCAAGAATCTTCGCGGGATTTTCGATTACGTCTTCGTACCTGACGATAAAGAACCTGTCCGGAAACAGACTTTTGAACACAAGCGCATGGTACTGAGTAACCGTCCAAGCAGTAATATACTTGAACAGCGGCATAGGCACAGGGCGTTTCTTGGTGTCAGCGTACGCCGACCAGGGATTGCGGACCACGTGCACCACAATTCCCTCGGGCACGTCCCTCAGGATCTTTTCGGCATCTACCGCAATGATCGGGCTGTACCCCACGTACACCTGTTCCTCGCCGGAACGAGAATAGTCCTTCCATGCTTCAAACGTAGCCCGGAAGAATGCCGCCATATTTCCACCCGTCGACCGGGGGTGACCGCTCACATTCCTGACGAACAGCTCACATCGCTCATCATCGCTCATGGCAAACGCCATATGACGAAACTTGCTTACTTTTGGAGTCCGCGCCCGAACTTTGCATTCTTCATCAATAATTGAGCGATAATCCTGTACCGGCGAGGCTTCCAGGTCGAACACCGGCCACCGGTACTTTACCGGGAACATGGACGTGAGATGATCGTGTACCAGATGAGTTCCAACCTGGGATTCAAAGGGATACACGTACATTTGCGGATGGCCGTCCAGGAATCGGTGAACAGTGTTCCCTCCGTTTTCATACATGGCAGATAGCATAAGAAGCCGAAAATCCATTAATCCTCCTGAGTTCCGGATGTCCGAAAGGAATAAAACAATAATCTTTCTTCCTTTTCCGAAAGCGGCTTGAACGGCCGGAACGGAAATCCCGTTGTAAAATCGGAAGGAAGCCATTCTACTGCAAAAATTTGACTCCCAAAAGGCCAGACAATGCTTCCCACGGTCTCGCCCGTCTGGATGTTAACAGCGTGAACACCGCATAAAGCAACGGCAGGATCGAGGCCGGGAGCATAGTTCGTAAACCGTGACAATACCTTGGAAATTCCCACGAACGCGATCTCGTCGCAGAAACAAAGGCCGCGAGTCCATCCGGGCAGGCGGCTCACGGTTTGGAATCGGGACTCCTCAATGAACCCCAGCTCTCCGTAACCGCTGTTATCCACCCAGATTTTCCCGACATGCATGCGGGCCGAATGGGGCCGAGTCAATCCTCGTGCAATCGGCTCTCTGGTATCACCGGATATGATGACCCCCCGCCGGTCCACTGGAAAATCCGGATTTCCGGGTCTGCGTTCGGTTATTTCATCGGTCGATGCAGAGAAAAAAGAGTTCGGCACGGTATCCCCTGCTGCGATGGAATTCAACTGCAGATGATTTTGACCGAATACCGGCCCATGTGGTGTCTCAATACACTTCGGCCACCAGACGCGCCGCGAACCAGTCGGAGAAATTTCGATAATTGCATTTTCTCCCACCGCGTTCGCATGAAGCACTCCTCCAATGATTGCCAGATCGTGCACGTACAAGCATCCCGGAAGAAACCGTGACTGCACGGGTACAAGAAATCGGTTCTCCGTTAGATCCGTTTCCACGTCAAGTCGCGGAATCCTCCCCTGAACCGGCATGAGGTCGAAGATCTGATTCGGGTTGCGAGTTGCCGCCACATGCACAACGCCACTCTCGCGGTTCACTGCTATTCCGGATGGATGCGGCAACCTCATCATGGAGATATCCGGGCCGGTCTCGTCATCCATACGCAGCGCGAGCAGCAGGTGTTCGTACTCACGACTAACGAAAAGGGTAATCCCCAGCTCACCGAGGACTTCCCACCATCTTCCGTTTACTCGGAATTCCAGGAGTTCCGGCTTTACATCACGAGCGCTTTGCCAGCACGCAAGCACTTCGGCAGGATCACGAAATGCGCGATCGTGCATCGTCTCCAGTACTGCACTCTGGAGAGCTTCAGTCATCGTTCGTCGGTCTTTCGAAGTACACGCGCGTCAGTGTGCAGACGCATCTTCAATGCGCCCCAATACATCTTGAGCGCGGAAGAATAATTGGTGGTCGATTCGCCTCCATGACGGGTGGTCGATACTATGGGAAGCTCGAGAATCTGAATTCCGAGACTGCTGCATTTCGCCACAAGTTCCAGATCGATAAGATCGCCGTCTTCTCTCAGGTCTAATTGTTTGAGGAATTCTCGGGGAATCGCTTTAGGGGTGCCGTTTACGTCCCAGACAGGCAGATCGAACAGCATTCTGCATTCAAAGTTGTACAGAACCGAGCCGATCTTTCGCATCAGTGGATAGCGCAATTTTCTATTCGCTTTGATCACCATTCCCGGATTCGCCAGAGCAACCATCAGATGGAGCGCCAGCGTATACGGGCTCGTACGAGCGGAATTGGTATAGCACACAATATTACCGCTCGCTGCATGCAATCCTGTCCGGACCGCACGGCCCCAGCCGGGTTCCGTATCGTGCAGAACCTGCACCTCAGGATAAGTCTCCTGGAGTTCTCTGCAACGATCCAGCGAAGCATCGCGACTGGCATTGACTACCAGAATCAACTCCACCGGATGCTTGAGATTTCGTAAAACCTCTACATATCCCCGGACGATCTTCTCGATATGATCCGCCTGATTGTACACGGGGAGAACAACGGAAATCTCCGACTCAGGCATCGTGGACTCCAAGAGCTTTGAGAGCGGTTGCGCAGATTCCTTGTCCTGTCAATCCGTTCGCCTCGCGGAGATATCGTTCGCCACCGAAATACGATCCTGGTGACGTGCCGACTGCACATCGAAGCACTCTGCAGGATGCTCCAATACCGGCAGCTATCTCACAGACCATGGAACCCAGCCCACCTTCCGGATAATGCTCTTCTACGGTAAGTGCGACGGGGAATTTGCCGATGAGTGATTGAATGTCGTCCCATGGAGGGGGTTGAAGAGAAGATACCAGTGCGACCGTCGTTTCAATCCCCCGATTTCCAAGCAGTCGAGCAGCCAGGACGGCTTCTGAGGACAAAGCTCCGAGCGTAATAATGAGGAGGTCGTCGCCTTCCTGCAAGATCTCGGTTCGACCGAGACGGAATCGTCCGTCCAAACGCGGAAGCTCGTAATCGTCCCGTTTTCCGAAGCGATAGTAAATGGGCCCCGGAAGCTGGTATGTGTCTGCGAGTGCGGCAGCAGCCTGTCGGTGATCTCCCGGA
The sequence above is a segment of the Desulfomonile tiedjei DSM 6799 genome. Coding sequences within it:
- a CDS encoding transketolase family protein — encoded protein: MRRAFAHTLTELAHKDPRIVLMTADLGFMVLEEFSESHPDRFFNVGVAEANMVGLATGLAASGFIPFIYSIATFASMRGYEQIRNGPVLHELPVRIVGVGGGFEYGHAGITHHALEDLALARVQPGLTVIAPGDHRQAAAALADTYQLPGPIYYRFGKRDDYELPRLDGRFRLGRTEILQEGDDLLIITLGALSSEAVLAARLLGNRGIETTVALVSSLQPPPWDDIQSLIGKFPVALTVEEHYPEGGLGSMVCEIAAGIGASCRVLRCAVGTSPGSYFGGERYLREANGLTGQGICATALKALGVHDA
- a CDS encoding glycosyltransferase family 2 protein encodes the protein MPESEISVVLPVYNQADHIEKIVRGYVEVLRNLKHPVELILVVNASRDASLDRCRELQETYPEVQVLHDTEPGWGRAVRTGLHAASGNIVCYTNSARTSPYTLALHLMVALANPGMVIKANRKLRYPLMRKIGSVLYNFECRMLFDLPVWDVNGTPKAIPREFLKQLDLREDGDLIDLELVAKCSSLGIQILELPIVSTTRHGGESTTNYSSALKMYWGALKMRLHTDARVLRKTDER
- a CDS encoding DUF4915 domain-containing protein, whose protein sequence is MTEALQSAVLETMHDRAFRDPAEVLACWQSARDVKPELLEFRVNGRWWEVLGELGITLFVSREYEHLLLALRMDDETGPDISMMRLPHPSGIAVNRESGVVHVAATRNPNQIFDLMPVQGRIPRLDVETDLTENRFLVPVQSRFLPGCLYVHDLAIIGGVLHANAVGENAIIEISPTGSRRVWWPKCIETPHGPVFGQNHLQLNSIAAGDTVPNSFFSASTDEITERRPGNPDFPVDRRGVIISGDTREPIARGLTRPHSARMHVGKIWVDNSGYGELGFIEESRFQTVSRLPGWTRGLCFCDEIAFVGISKVLSRFTNYAPGLDPAVALCGVHAVNIQTGETVGSIVWPFGSQIFAVEWLPSDFTTGFPFRPFKPLSEKEERLLFYSFRTSGTQED
- a CDS encoding sulfotransferase — encoded protein: MDFRLLMLSAMYENGGNTVHRFLDGHPQMYVYPFESQVGTHLVHDHLTSMFPVKYRWPVFDLEASPVQDYRSIIDEECKVRARTPKVSKFRHMAFAMSDDERCELFVRNVSGHPRSTGGNMAAFFRATFEAWKDYSRSGEEQVYVGYSPIIAVDAEKILRDVPEGIVVHVVRNPWSAYADTKKRPVPMPLFKYITAWTVTQYHALVFKSLFPDRFFIVRYEDVIENPAKILGNICNKIGLKAATSLEQPTWNGNTLEEVYPWGTIRKASPQVNRATAEELSAEEIDRIRTWAGPYPAILEYSKFLD